The Pseudodesulfovibrio cashew genomic sequence CTATGCGCGTCACATCTCACCGGTGAATCTGCCGGTCCGCGATACCTTCGGTGCCATCCCCCTCGGACCGGACGAATACTTTGTCATGGGAGACAACCGGGAGGAGTCCCACGACTCCCGCTGGCTCGGCCCGGTCAAGCGGAGCGTCATGGAAGGGAGAGCCAAATATATCTATTTCCCCGGCGGCAGAGAGAATCCTGACTGGACTTCACGCTGGGGCATGGAAGTTCGGTGATCTACCAGAAGTCGGGCGAGATGAGCAGCCCGTCGGCCTGGTTGACCTTGAGCGGGGCTATTGTTTCGATGTCCAGGGCGCGCATGTAGCCCAGGACCAGGATGAGGTTGGTCAGGCGGGTATCCGCGTACTCGCTGTTGAATGCCTCGTCGCTCTTGCCGGTCCAACGCGACAGGGCTTCCTCCACCTCCAGGCGGGTGTAGGCGGGGCCTCGCTGGCCCAGGAGTTCGGGAACGGCGTGATAGTGCACCCCGCCGATGCCCACGACGCGCACCTTGCCGTTGCGAATCCGGTTGGCCAATCCCTTTTCCACGCTGAGCATGGCATAGGCTTCGACCAGCTCAAGCCCGCGTTCCACCTCATTGGCGGACATGGGGTTGGGAGAGGAAACCGTGTTGATATCTCTGCCCTGGATGGCCGAGATGACCGCGTTTTTGAACGAGACCGAGGCCATCTTGTCGATATGGAACACGAGGCTGCCGTCGTTGGCCCGGACGGTCATGGTCTGATCGTCTCCGCCGATGTCCCAGACCAGCAGGTCCGGGGAGGCCACGCTCGCGTGCTGCTGTACGGACTGGTAGCTGAGCAGCGATGCCTGCTGCTCGGAGACGATGCGCGCGGCAAACCCGGTCTCCTCCTGGATGAGGGCGAAAAACGCCTTGCCGTTCCTGGCCTCCCGGAAGGGCGGGCCTCCCACGGCGGAGAATTCATGGGTGCCCAGAGCCAGGGCCTTCCGCTTGAGTTCCTTGACGGCCTTCATTCCCTTTTCCAGTATATCCTTGCTCAGGTTGCCGTCGTAGGAGCGGGCCATGTCCTCTGCATAGTCCACCTTGACGGAAAAACGCTGCACGATTTTGACGACGTCGCAGGAGATGGGATTGACGTCCGCCACCGTGCACTTGGTCACGGCTGAGCCGATATCCAGGGCGGCCCTTCGGATGACCGTCGGAGACTCGGCGGCCATGGTCAGGGCTGGGAAAAGGAGAAGCAGGAGGCAGAGAAACAACCCGGCACGGATGATGGTCCCGGAAACGGCCTGGAAGGTATGGTGGCGGTGTGCGGTCATGGCGATGTCTTACAGCTTGGTGGAGCGGTACGTGCTACGGTTGCGATGCATCTGGTATTTGCGCACAGCCCGGTTGTGTTCGTCAAGGGTTCGGCTGAAATGATGCGTGCCATCCCCCTTGGCCACGAAGTAAAGGAAGTCGTGTTTCTCCGGATGGATGGCGGCCTTCAGCGCGTCCAGCCCTGGTGAGCAGATGGGCCCGGGCGGCAGGCCCGCGTGCGTATAGGTGTTGTAGCGGTTGCCTTTGTCCTGAAGGTCGCTCTTTCGCAGATTGCCGTCAAAGGAAGGGCCCAGGCCGTATATGATGGTCGGGTCGGACTGGATGAGCATCCGCTTCTTCAGCCTGTTGCGGAATACGCCCGCGATGCGCGCCCGCTCCGAGGCGTCGCCGGTCTCCTTCTCCACGATGGAGGCGAGGATGACCGTCTCATGCATCTTTTTGAACGGCGGTAACCCTTCGGGCCATGCCTTGGCCGCGTTCTTGAAGAATTCCCTGATCATGGTCTCGGCCATGTACGGGGACTGGTCGCCGCGCGGCGGGGTGAGCAGGTAGGTCTCGGGAAAGAGATAGCCCTCGGCGTCTCCTGCCTTGATGCCGTATTTGGCGAGCAGGTCGGGGTCGCGTACGGCCTCGGCAAAGGTCTCACCGCTGCCGATGCCCGCCTCGCTGATGCGATCTCCGGTCTGCCACCAGGTCAGTCCCTCGCGGACAGCGACCTTTTTCATGATCCCCGCCGACGTGGTCAACTCGTGCAGAACGGCTTCCGGCACCCAGCCCGTGTTCAGCTTGAACACGCCGGCCCGAATGGACGAGGTGCGCCCGGACCTGGCGGCCAGGCCGAGGAAGCGGCGGGTGTCGGTGATCAGCCCGGCCTGCTTGAGATTTCGTGAGATGGTGGTGAAGATCTGCCCCGGCTCCACGCGGAAAACCACGTCGCGGCCAGGGGTTTCGGGCGGCACGGTCAGAAACTGTTTTTCCTGCCACGCCTTGTGCCAGCGGTAGCCGCCCAGGCCGATACCGGCCAGGAGCGCAAGGACCGCAATCCCTATGAAGAGTGTCCGTTTTCGAGCCATGAGCGCAAGATGATGGTTGCGGCCTGGCTGTCCAGGGCCTGTTTCCTTTTTTTGCCGCGCAGCCCTGCTGCGTTGAGTTCCTCTTCGGCCTGCGCCGAGGTCAGCCGCTCATCCATCAGGTGGATGGGCAGGTCGGTCCGCCGCCCCAGGCTCTCGGCGAAATTCCGGGCCTGGCGCGTGGTCAGGGTGTCCTCGCCCTCCAGGGACAGGGGCAGGCCGACCACGATGGCGCCGACGGATTCCTGTACAATGATTTCGAGGAGTTCGTCAAAAAGAGCGTTCCGGGTGGTCCGCTCCAGGGTCTTCAGCGGCGAGACCAGGGTCTGCGTTTGGTCGCACACGGCCAGGCCCACGCGTTTCAACCCGAAGTCGATGCCGAGAACGCGCACGCCTACAGATCCTTGAGTGATTTCTTGGTCCGGTAGCCCATGGCCTGGATGTCGGCCACCAGCTCGCCGGAATCGTCGCAAACCCGAACCGAATAGGTGGCCATGCGGCCTCCGGCGGAAATCTCCTCGGCTGTGGCCGTGAGGCATTCGCCTTTGCCGGGCTTGAGGTAGGCGATGGACAGGTTCACGGCCAGGGCCGCGTTGCCGTGGCTGTTGGCCGCCGCGCCGAAGGCTGTCTCGGCCAGGGTGTAAATGGCCCCGGCGTTGACCGTGCCGAAGGGATTGAGATGCTCGTCGCGCAACGCCAGGCGGCAGGTTGCCCGGCCTGGAGAGACCTCGGTCACCTCCACGCCCACCAGCGCGGCAAAGGGATTGCCCGTCGAGAGCAGCTCCTTGACGGCTTCGCTGTCCATGTCCGTACTCCTTGCCTTGTT encodes the following:
- a CDS encoding Ppx/GppA phosphatase family protein, whose protein sequence is MTAHRHHTFQAVSGTIIRAGLFLCLLLLLFPALTMAAESPTVIRRAALDIGSAVTKCTVADVNPISCDVVKIVQRFSVKVDYAEDMARSYDGNLSKDILEKGMKAVKELKRKALALGTHEFSAVGGPPFREARNGKAFFALIQEETGFAARIVSEQQASLLSYQSVQQHASVASPDLLVWDIGGDDQTMTVRANDGSLVFHIDKMASVSFKNAVISAIQGRDINTVSSPNPMSANEVERGLELVEAYAMLSVEKGLANRIRNGKVRVVGIGGVHYHAVPELLGQRGPAYTRLEVEEALSRWTGKSDEAFNSEYADTRLTNLILVLGYMRALDIETIAPLKVNQADGLLISPDFW
- the mltG gene encoding endolytic transglycosylase MltG, which codes for MARKRTLFIGIAVLALLAGIGLGGYRWHKAWQEKQFLTVPPETPGRDVVFRVEPGQIFTTISRNLKQAGLITDTRRFLGLAARSGRTSSIRAGVFKLNTGWVPEAVLHELTTSAGIMKKVAVREGLTWWQTGDRISEAGIGSGETFAEAVRDPDLLAKYGIKAGDAEGYLFPETYLLTPPRGDQSPYMAETMIREFFKNAAKAWPEGLPPFKKMHETVILASIVEKETGDASERARIAGVFRNRLKKRMLIQSDPTIIYGLGPSFDGNLRKSDLQDKGNRYNTYTHAGLPPGPICSPGLDALKAAIHPEKHDFLYFVAKGDGTHHFSRTLDEHNRAVRKYQMHRNRSTYRSTKL
- the ruvX gene encoding Holliday junction resolvase RuvX, whose protein sequence is MRVLGIDFGLKRVGLAVCDQTQTLVSPLKTLERTTRNALFDELLEIIVQESVGAIVVGLPLSLEGEDTLTTRQARNFAESLGRRTDLPIHLMDERLTSAQAEEELNAAGLRGKKRKQALDSQAATIILRSWLENGHSS
- a CDS encoding PaaI family thioesterase, which encodes MDSEAVKELLSTGNPFAALVGVEVTEVSPGRATCRLALRDEHLNPFGTVNAGAIYTLAETAFGAAANSHGNAALAVNLSIAYLKPGKGECLTATAEEISAGGRMATYSVRVCDDSGELVADIQAMGYRTKKSLKDL